A window from Vibrio cortegadensis encodes these proteins:
- a CDS encoding chemotaxis protein CheV, with protein sequence MSGVLNSVDQRTNLVGENRLELLLFCLNSRQLFAINVFKVKEVLKVPPLTKLPGAHHNITGVASLRGESVPVIDLRGAIGFPPIHGKPHEQNLIITEYNRSVQGFLVGEVRNIVNTAWTEIQPPPKTTGRSNYLTAITHISEEEQTKIVEIIDVEKVLAEIIDYDVSISDGVLDDELAPLMVGQNVLIVDDSSTARNQIKGTLAPLGFNIIECCDGLEALTLLKRWCDEGKDVTKELLMMFTDAEMPEMDGYKLTHEVRTDPRMKDLYIALNTSLSGSFNDAMVEKVGCNRFISKFQPDLLVEVAQERLRMSV encoded by the coding sequence ATGTCCGGAGTTTTGAATTCAGTTGACCAAAGAACAAATTTGGTTGGTGAGAATCGCTTAGAACTTTTACTATTTTGTCTTAATAGTAGGCAGTTATTTGCTATCAATGTATTTAAAGTTAAAGAGGTTCTAAAAGTGCCTCCGTTGACCAAACTGCCCGGCGCTCACCACAATATTACCGGGGTTGCATCACTGCGAGGTGAATCTGTACCTGTTATCGATTTAAGGGGTGCGATTGGTTTCCCACCGATCCACGGAAAACCGCATGAGCAGAATTTGATCATTACGGAATACAATCGATCGGTTCAGGGGTTCTTAGTCGGTGAAGTTCGCAATATTGTCAACACGGCTTGGACAGAAATTCAGCCTCCACCGAAAACAACAGGCCGCTCTAATTACCTCACCGCGATTACCCATATATCAGAAGAAGAACAGACGAAAATTGTTGAAATTATTGATGTTGAGAAGGTATTAGCTGAAATCATTGATTACGATGTCTCGATATCTGATGGGGTGTTAGATGATGAATTAGCACCATTAATGGTTGGGCAAAACGTTCTTATCGTGGATGATTCATCGACCGCTCGTAACCAAATCAAGGGGACACTTGCTCCTCTTGGTTTTAATATTATCGAATGCTGCGATGGCCTTGAAGCGTTAACACTGCTGAAGCGATGGTGTGATGAAGGGAAAGACGTCACTAAAGAGTTGTTAATGATGTTTACCGATGCCGAAATGCCTGAGATGGATGGTTATAAGTTAACTCATGAGGTACGAACCGATCCTCGCATGAAAGACCTGTACATCGCGCTGAATACATCATTAAGTGGTAGCTTCAATGATGCGATGGTCGAAAAGGTCGGCTGTAACCGCTTTATTTCTAAGTTCCAACCAGATTTGTTAGTAGAGGTTGCGCAAGAACGATTGCGGATGAGTGTGTAA
- a CDS encoding LapA family protein yields MKIIKIIAVIALFLIALALGAQNQEVVTFNYLVAQGSFNLSTLLGVIFVSGFGLGWLVFGSLHLKSQLQIRRLRKQLNKLKTSSPVVETKA; encoded by the coding sequence ATGAAAATTATAAAAATAATTGCAGTTATAGCCCTTTTCCTAATTGCACTTGCCCTCGGAGCACAAAACCAAGAAGTCGTTACTTTCAACTACTTAGTCGCGCAAGGCAGCTTTAACTTATCAACACTGCTTGGTGTTATATTTGTCAGTGGTTTTGGGTTAGGTTGGTTGGTTTTCGGTAGCCTTCATTTAAAATCTCAACTTCAAATTCGTCGTCTAAGGAAGCAACTTAATAAACTCAAAACATCAAGCCCAGTCGTTGAAACGAAAGCTTGA
- the pyrF gene encoding orotidine-5'-phosphate decarboxylase, which yields MNDQKVIVALDYDKQTDALNFIDKIDPTTCRLKVGKEMFTLFGPDFVRELHKRGFSVFLDLKFHDIPNTCSKAVRAAAELGVWMVNVHASGGERMMTASREILEPYGKDRPLLIGVTVLTSMEQSDLAGIGLNVAPQEQVMRLARLTQCSGLDGVVCSAQEASLLKSDLGSNFKLVTPGIRPAGADVGDQKRIMTPYDAIQAGSDYLVIGRPITQAAQPAEVLQKINASLI from the coding sequence ATGAACGACCAAAAAGTTATCGTAGCACTGGATTATGATAAACAGACTGATGCTCTGAATTTTATTGATAAAATTGATCCAACGACATGTCGATTAAAAGTTGGCAAAGAAATGTTTACTCTTTTTGGGCCTGATTTTGTCCGTGAGCTACATAAACGTGGTTTTTCGGTATTCTTGGATTTAAAATTTCATGATATTCCAAACACTTGCTCAAAAGCTGTTCGTGCTGCGGCAGAATTAGGGGTATGGATGGTGAATGTTCATGCGAGTGGTGGTGAGCGGATGATGACAGCTTCACGCGAAATTCTTGAGCCATATGGGAAGGATCGCCCGTTATTGATTGGTGTAACCGTACTTACCAGTATGGAACAGAGCGACTTAGCTGGAATTGGTTTAAATGTTGCACCTCAAGAGCAAGTAATGCGCTTGGCTCGTCTAACTCAATGTTCAGGTTTGGATGGTGTCGTTTGTTCAGCACAAGAAGCTTCGCTCTTAAAGAGTGATTTAGGTTCAAACTTCAAATTGGTGACTCCCGGGATCCGCCCGGCAGGCGCTGATGTTGGGGATCAGAAAAGAATCATGACTCCTTATGATGCAATCCAAGCTGGATCGGATTATTTAGTGATAGGACGCCCAATCACCCAGGCGGCACAGCCTGCGGAAGTTCTTCAGAAAATTAATGCTAGCTTAATTTAG
- the rpsA gene encoding 30S ribosomal protein S1, which yields MTESFAQLFEEFLNETEFQQGSIVKGTVVAIENGYVLVDAGLKSESAIPAEQFKNAAGELEVEVGAEVDVALDAVEDGFGETQLSREKAKRHEAWIVLEKAYEEAETVVGIINGKVKGGFTVELNGIRAFLPGSLVDVRPIRDTAHLENKELEFKVIKLDQKRNNVVVSRRAVIESENSVERDELLETLQEGTEVKGIVKNLTDYGAFVDLGGVDGLLHITDMAWKRVKHPSEIVNVGDEILVKVLKFDRERTRVSLGLKQLGEDPWVAIAKRYPEGHKLSGRVTNLTDYGCFVEIEEGVEGLVHVSEMDWTNKNIHPSKVVNVGDEVEVMVLDIDEERRRISLGLKQCKANPWQSFAEAQAKGDQVTGKIKSITDFGIFIGLDGGIDGLVHLSDISWNVAGEDAVRDYKKGDEISAVVLAVDAERERISLGVKQMENDPFNAYVADTKKGTLVTGTVTAVDAKGATIELLEGVEGYIRASEVSRDRIEDASLILSVGDSVETKFTGVDRKNRVINLSIKAKDEAEEQEAMATLNKPEDGGFGNAMADAFKAAKGE from the coding sequence ATGACTGAATCTTTTGCTCAACTCTTTGAAGAGTTTCTAAATGAAACTGAATTCCAACAAGGTAGTATCGTTAAAGGTACTGTAGTAGCTATCGAGAACGGTTACGTTCTTGTTGATGCTGGCCTTAAGTCTGAATCTGCAATCCCTGCTGAACAATTCAAGAACGCTGCTGGCGAACTTGAAGTTGAAGTTGGTGCTGAAGTAGACGTAGCGCTTGACGCTGTTGAAGATGGTTTCGGTGAAACTCAACTTTCTCGTGAGAAAGCTAAGCGCCACGAAGCTTGGATCGTTCTTGAGAAGGCTTACGAAGAAGCTGAAACTGTTGTTGGTATCATCAACGGTAAAGTTAAAGGCGGTTTCACTGTTGAACTAAACGGTATCCGTGCTTTCCTTCCTGGCTCTCTTGTTGACGTACGTCCTATTCGTGACACTGCTCACCTAGAAAACAAAGAACTAGAGTTCAAAGTAATCAAGCTAGACCAGAAGCGTAACAACGTTGTTGTTTCTCGTCGTGCTGTTATCGAATCTGAAAACAGTGTTGAGCGTGACGAACTTCTTGAAACTCTACAAGAAGGTACTGAAGTTAAAGGTATCGTTAAGAACCTTACTGACTACGGTGCATTCGTTGACCTTGGCGGTGTTGACGGTCTTCTACATATCACTGATATGGCGTGGAAGCGTGTTAAGCACCCATCTGAGATCGTAAACGTTGGTGACGAAATCCTAGTTAAAGTTCTTAAGTTCGATCGTGAGCGCACTCGTGTTTCACTAGGTCTTAAGCAACTAGGCGAAGATCCATGGGTAGCAATCGCTAAGCGTTACCCAGAAGGTCACAAACTTTCTGGCCGTGTTACTAACCTGACTGACTACGGTTGCTTCGTTGAAATCGAAGAAGGCGTTGAAGGTCTAGTACACGTTTCTGAAATGGATTGGACTAACAAGAACATCCACCCTTCTAAAGTTGTTAATGTTGGCGACGAAGTTGAGGTTATGGTTCTTGATATCGACGAAGAACGTCGTCGTATCTCTCTAGGTCTGAAACAGTGTAAAGCTAACCCATGGCAGTCATTCGCTGAAGCTCAAGCTAAAGGCGACCAAGTTACTGGTAAGATCAAGTCTATCACTGACTTTGGTATCTTCATCGGTCTTGACGGCGGCATCGACGGTCTTGTTCACCTATCTGACATTTCTTGGAATGTTGCTGGTGAAGACGCAGTACGCGACTACAAGAAAGGCGATGAAATCTCTGCTGTTGTACTTGCAGTTGATGCAGAACGTGAGCGTATTTCTCTTGGCGTTAAGCAAATGGAAAATGACCCGTTCAATGCATACGTTGCAGACACGAAGAAAGGTACTCTAGTAACTGGTACTGTAACTGCAGTAGACGCTAAAGGAGCTACAATTGAGCTTCTAGAAGGCGTTGAAGGTTACATCCGTGCTTCTGAAGTATCTCGTGACCGTATCGAAGATGCGTCTCTAATCTTAAGCGTTGGTGACAGCGTTGAAACTAAGTTCACTGGTGTAGACCGTAAGAACCGCGTAATCAACCTATCTATCAAAGCGAAAGACGAAGCTGAAGAGCAAGAAGCAATGGCTACACTGAACAAACCAGAAGATGGTGGTTTCGGTAACGCTATGGCTGATGCATTCAAAGCTGCTAAAGGCGAATAA
- the sohB gene encoding protease SohB: MEFLLDYGLFLAKIATVVIAIIAILVIAKSVSGKSGTAKGELEITNLTEQHKDTVEQLEHHLHDEAFIKARDKAEKKVEKEKTKSRDKDIKKAVKDGQLDTKREPHLFVLDFNGSIDAKEVTSLREEVTAILAVARDGDEVLLRLESGGGMVHGYGLASSQLDRLKAAKLPLTISVDKVAASGGYMMACIADKIVSAPFAIVGSIGVIAQLPNFNKLLKKHDIEFEQLTAGEYKRTLTMFGENSDKARDKFKEELEETHGLFKDFIRDHRPDLDLEKVATGEHWFGTQAKALGLVDEISTSDDLVVSACKDKTVLAIHYVQKKKLSAKLAGVAGEAADHVLMKWISRGQRPIV, translated from the coding sequence TTGGAATTTTTGTTGGACTATGGCCTGTTTTTGGCCAAGATTGCGACCGTAGTAATAGCGATAATTGCTATTCTAGTCATTGCGAAATCAGTGAGTGGAAAATCAGGAACCGCTAAAGGTGAACTAGAGATCACTAATCTTACTGAGCAACATAAAGATACTGTTGAGCAGCTAGAACATCATTTACATGATGAGGCATTTATCAAAGCTAGAGACAAAGCAGAGAAGAAAGTAGAAAAAGAGAAAACAAAGTCTCGTGATAAAGATATTAAAAAAGCCGTGAAAGATGGGCAACTTGATACTAAGCGCGAACCTCACCTGTTTGTATTGGACTTCAATGGCAGCATAGATGCAAAAGAAGTGACCTCTTTACGTGAAGAAGTGACCGCAATTCTCGCTGTGGCTCGGGATGGTGATGAAGTACTACTGAGACTAGAGTCTGGTGGAGGAATGGTGCATGGATACGGCTTAGCTTCTTCACAACTCGATCGTTTAAAAGCGGCAAAATTACCATTGACGATTTCTGTTGATAAAGTGGCGGCAAGTGGTGGGTACATGATGGCGTGTATCGCTGATAAGATTGTTTCTGCCCCTTTTGCGATTGTCGGTTCGATTGGCGTTATTGCACAGCTACCTAATTTCAATAAATTGCTTAAAAAGCACGATATTGAATTTGAACAGCTTACTGCTGGTGAATACAAACGAACACTGACTATGTTTGGTGAAAACAGTGATAAAGCACGTGACAAATTCAAAGAAGAGTTAGAAGAGACTCACGGCTTATTTAAAGATTTCATACGTGACCACCGCCCTGATCTTGATCTAGAAAAAGTGGCGACTGGCGAACACTGGTTTGGTACACAAGCAAAAGCTCTAGGTTTAGTGGATGAAATTAGTACGTCTGATGATCTAGTGGTTAGCGCATGTAAAGATAAAACAGTACTTGCTATCCATTATGTGCAAAAGAAAAAACTATCAGCCAAACTAGCCGGTGTTGCTGGTGAAGCTGCTGACCATGTTTTGATGAAATGGATCAGCCGTGGACAACGTCCAATCGTATAG
- the cmk gene encoding (d)CMP kinase, whose product MSSNTPVITVDGPSGAGKGTLCMLLADKLGFHLLDSGAIYRVLALAAIHHGVDTESEDALVPLATHLDVQFIAEGDLVKVILEGEDVSGELRKEETGMAASKVAALPRVREALLRRQRAFSTSPGLVADGRDMGTVVFTGAEAKIFLDASAEERAQRRLKQLQLKGLDVNFDDLLCEIQERDDRDRNRAVAPLRPAEDALVLDSTSMSIDEVVEKALKYIESKLTQ is encoded by the coding sequence ATGTCCTCAAATACACCGGTTATTACCGTTGATGGACCAAGTGGTGCAGGTAAAGGCACACTTTGTATGTTGCTAGCAGATAAACTAGGCTTTCATTTACTTGATTCGGGCGCGATATACCGAGTCCTTGCTCTTGCTGCAATTCATCATGGCGTTGATACAGAGTCTGAGGATGCATTAGTTCCTCTTGCGACTCACCTTGACGTGCAATTTATTGCTGAAGGTGATTTAGTTAAAGTTATCCTTGAAGGTGAAGACGTTTCTGGTGAGCTTCGTAAAGAAGAAACAGGTATGGCTGCATCTAAAGTTGCTGCATTACCAAGAGTTAGAGAAGCATTACTGCGTCGTCAGCGTGCATTTAGCACCTCTCCAGGTTTAGTTGCTGATGGTCGTGATATGGGCACGGTAGTATTTACGGGTGCTGAAGCGAAAATTTTCTTGGATGCAAGTGCGGAAGAACGAGCTCAAAGACGCCTTAAACAGTTGCAACTTAAGGGCTTAGATGTTAACTTTGACGACCTTTTGTGCGAAATACAAGAGCGTGATGATCGAGATCGTAACCGTGCGGTTGCCCCATTGCGCCCTGCTGAAGACGCACTCGTGCTAGATTCAACATCTATGTCTATTGACGAAGTTGTAGAAAAAGCATTGAAATATATTGAATCTAAACTCACACAGTAA
- a CDS encoding YciK family oxidoreductase: MEYSVSQDALKDKVILVTGAGAGIGRQAALSFAEHGATVILLGRNVKNLEFIYDEIEKAGYAQPAIIPLDLKGATKQNYLDMADTIESQFGRLDGLLHNAGVLGTLSPFDQIEEDTFDDVMQINVKAEFLMTQALLPVLKKAEAARVLFTSSTVGHSGRTFWGSYAISKFATEGMMQILADELSATTIRVNAINPGATQTRMRAKAYPGEDANQLKTPLDIMPHYLRLMDPAETSINGQCIDAQPK; the protein is encoded by the coding sequence GTGGAATATTCAGTCTCACAAGATGCCTTAAAAGATAAAGTCATACTCGTTACAGGTGCGGGGGCTGGAATTGGCCGTCAAGCCGCTTTAAGTTTTGCTGAACATGGTGCAACCGTAATTTTATTGGGTCGAAATGTTAAAAACCTTGAATTTATCTACGATGAGATAGAAAAGGCAGGCTACGCTCAACCGGCCATCATTCCGCTAGATTTGAAAGGCGCGACTAAACAAAATTATCTCGATATGGCCGACACCATTGAAAGCCAATTTGGACGTTTAGATGGGTTATTGCATAACGCAGGCGTACTAGGGACATTAAGTCCATTTGATCAAATCGAAGAAGATACTTTTGATGATGTTATGCAGATCAATGTCAAAGCTGAGTTTTTAATGACTCAAGCTCTACTTCCTGTATTGAAAAAAGCGGAAGCAGCACGCGTTCTTTTCACCTCTTCAACGGTTGGACACTCAGGGCGTACTTTTTGGGGTAGCTATGCGATTTCAAAATTTGCAACAGAGGGGATGATGCAGATCCTTGCTGATGAACTAAGTGCGACAACTATTCGTGTCAATGCGATTAACCCAGGAGCAACGCAAACTCGTATGCGTGCGAAAGCTTACCCTGGCGAAGATGCTAATCAGCTAAAAACACCACTGGACATTATGCCTCATTACTTGCGACTAATGGATCCGGCAGAGACATCGATTAACGGCCAGTGCATCGACGCTCAGCCTAAATAG
- the ihfB gene encoding integration host factor subunit beta produces MTKSELIERLCAEQTHLSAKEIEDAVKDILEHMASTLESGDRIEIRGFGSFSLHYREPRLGRNPKTGEKVELEGKYVPHFKPGKELRERVNLGL; encoded by the coding sequence ATGACTAAGTCTGAATTGATTGAGAGACTCTGCGCAGAGCAAACACACTTATCTGCAAAAGAGATTGAAGATGCTGTAAAAGATATTCTTGAACATATGGCATCAACTCTGGAAAGTGGTGATCGAATCGAGATCCGTGGTTTTGGTAGTTTCTCACTGCACTATCGAGAACCCCGTCTAGGACGTAATCCTAAAACTGGAGAAAAGGTTGAGCTGGAAGGCAAATATGTCCCACACTTCAAACCTGGCAAAGAGTTACGTGAACGTGTAAATCTAGGTCTTTAA
- the lapB gene encoding lipopolysaccharide assembly protein LapB — protein sequence MLELLFLLLPIAAAYGWYMGNRSAQQDKQTQSHQISRQYVTGLNLLLSDQSDKAVDHFIELLQVDDDTIDTHLALGNLFRSRGEVDRAIRIHQNLISRTGLTLEQKNLALQQLAKDYMVSGFLDRAEKIFEQLVEEPEHKESALQQLVTIYQQTKEWSKAIHYATALVKMGRKRVKSQIAHFLCELAMQEQGEGQTNKAIQHFKKALVEDPKCARASISLGKLYLESEDYQQTIKYMEMVLNQDIDFISEVLPTLADCYHHLGQEEGLVEFLRACIDKKAGVSAELMLAQLVANHESIGTAQELLTRQLVKNPTMKGFYRLIDYHIAEAEEGRAKDSLTTLQSMVGEQLKIKPHYRCRKCGFSTHSMYWHCPSCKGWGTIKPIRGLDGE from the coding sequence ATGCTTGAGTTACTTTTCTTATTATTGCCGATTGCAGCTGCCTACGGGTGGTATATGGGAAACCGTAGTGCTCAGCAAGATAAGCAAACCCAATCTCATCAAATTTCTCGTCAATATGTCACGGGATTGAATTTGCTGCTTTCTGATCAATCAGATAAAGCAGTAGATCACTTTATCGAATTGCTTCAAGTCGATGACGATACGATCGATACGCACCTAGCGCTAGGGAATCTATTTCGCTCGCGTGGTGAGGTCGATCGCGCTATTCGTATCCACCAAAACCTTATTTCTCGTACAGGCCTAACGTTAGAACAAAAAAATCTAGCACTTCAACAACTCGCAAAAGATTATATGGTTTCTGGCTTTTTAGATCGGGCCGAGAAAATCTTTGAGCAATTGGTGGAAGAGCCTGAGCATAAAGAGAGCGCATTACAGCAGCTTGTTACTATCTATCAACAAACCAAAGAGTGGAGCAAAGCTATTCATTATGCGACAGCTTTGGTCAAAATGGGTAGAAAAAGAGTCAAATCTCAGATCGCACACTTCTTATGTGAACTTGCCATGCAGGAACAGGGTGAGGGGCAAACGAACAAAGCTATTCAGCATTTTAAAAAAGCGTTGGTCGAGGATCCTAAATGTGCACGAGCAAGTATTTCACTTGGAAAATTATATTTGGAATCAGAGGACTATCAGCAAACCATTAAGTATATGGAAATGGTGCTGAACCAAGACATTGATTTTATCAGTGAAGTGCTTCCTACTCTGGCAGATTGTTATCACCACTTAGGACAAGAAGAGGGATTGGTTGAGTTCCTAAGGGCTTGTATTGATAAGAAGGCGGGCGTTTCAGCGGAATTAATGTTGGCACAATTGGTCGCGAATCATGAAAGTATTGGAACAGCACAAGAGCTACTAACTCGACAACTAGTGAAAAACCCAACGATGAAGGGTTTTTACCGCCTTATAGATTATCATATTGCTGAAGCCGAAGAGGGAAGGGCGAAAGACAGCCTGACAACCTTGCAATCTATGGTTGGGGAACAACTTAAAATAAAGCCACATTACCGATGCCGTAAATGTGGTTTCTCTACTCATTCAATGTATTGGCACTGTCCTTCTTGCAAAGGTTGGGGGACGATCAAGCCAATTCGTGGCTTGGATGGTGAATAG